GACGGGCTGAAGCCGGTTCACCGGCGAATCCTCTATGCGATGAGGGAATTGCGACTCAGTGCAACCGGAGGTTTTCGGAAGTCCGCCAAGATCTCGGGCGATGTGATGGGTAACTATCACCCACATGGCGACGCTGCGATCTACGACGCGATGGCGCGATTGGCGCAGGACTTCAACGTCCGTTACCCGTTGGTCGACGGGCAAGGGAACTTTGGCAATATCGACGGGGATAACCCGGCTGCTTCGCGATACACCGAGGCGCGGATGACCATCGTCGCCGAAGCGCTGCTTGAAGGGTTGAACGAAGACGCTGTCGATTTCCGCGACAACTATGACGGCACGTTGACCGAACCGGTGGTGTTGCCTGCGCAATTCCCCAACCTTTTGGCCAATGGTGCCAGCGGTATCGCTGTGGGTATGGCGACGAACATTCCGCCGCACAATATTGCCGAGCTGTGCGATGCCTGCCTGCATCTGATCAAGACGCCGGATGCCCGCGACGATACGTTGCTGAACTACGTGCCTGGACCGGACTTCCCGACTGGTGGCGTGATTGTCGAGCCGCCCGAGAACATCGCGCAGGCCTATCGCACCGGGCGCGGCTCATTCCGTCTGCGTTGCAAATACGAGGTCGAAGATCTGGGGCGCGGCCAGTGGCAGATCATCGTCACTGAAATTCCGTATCAGGTTCAGAAATCCAAGCTGATCGAAAAGATCGCAGAGCTGATCCAGACCAAGAAAATCCCGATTCTCGCCGATGTGCGCGACGAATCTGCCGATGACATCCGGTTGATCCTTGAGCCTCGATCTAAAAACGTGGACCCCGAGGTGCTGATGGGCATGCTCTATCGCAACTCGGACCTTGAGGTGCGGTTCAGTCTGAACATGAACGTGCTGATCGACGGCGTAACGCCCAAGGTCTGTTCGATGAAGGAAGTGCTGCGTGCCTTCCTCGATCACAGACAAGAGGTGCTAATCCGACGCTCACGTCACCGCATGGCGAAGATCGACCATCGGTTGGAGGTCTTGGAGGGCTTTATCGTCGCTTTCCTGAACCTTGATCGTGTGATCGACATTATCCGCTATGACGACGACCCCAAAGCCGCGCTGATGCGCGAGGATTGGGGCATCGACCACGTCCGCGCCACCGATGAGTCTGACTACGTCACGCCCAAGCTGGGTGAGGGCGAACTGTCCGAGGTTCAGGTCGACGCCATCCTGAACATGCGCTTGCGCAGCTTGCGCCGTCTGGAAGAGATGGAGTTGGTCCGCGAACGCGACGAGCTGATGCTGGAACGCGCCAATCTTGAAGACCTGCTGGCAGATCCCGCCCTGCAATGGGCCAAGATTGCCGAGCAGTTGAAAGAGACCAAGAAAACTTTCGGCAAGGATTACGAAGGCGGCGCGCGTCGCACGATGTTCGCCGAGGCCGGACAAGTCGAAGAAGTTCCGCTTGAGGCAATGATCGATAAGGAGCCGATCACGGTCGTCTGTTCTCAGATGGGCTGGATTCGCGCCATGACAGGCCATATCGACCTGAAGCGCGAATTGAAGTTCAAAGATGGTGATGGCCCGCGTTTCATTTTCCACGCGGAAACCACAGATCGCCTGCTGGTGTTTGCCTCGAATGGGCGCTTCTACACTGTCAGTGCGGCCAATCTGCCCGGTGGACGGGGCATGGGCGAACCGCTGCGCCTGATGGTCGATCTTCCGAACGAGGCGCAGATCATCGATATCCTGATCCATAAGCCGGGGCGTAAGCTGCTGGTGGCCTCGGATGCGGGCAACGGGTTCATGGTGCCCGAAGATGACGTGCTGGCACAGACCCGTAACGGCAAACAGGTATTGAATGTAAAAGGCGACGAGTCGGCGATGATCTGCAAGCCGGTCGCAGGAGATCACGTGGCTGTCGTGTCTCAGAACGGCAAATTCCTCGTATTCCCAACAGAAGAGCTGCCCGAGATGACCCGTGGCAAAGGTGTGCGCTTGCAGAAATACAACATGGCGCGCGGGCGGCAGGGTACGCTGGAGCTGGATGGAGGGTTGTCCGACATTACCACCTTCAACTGGGAAGAGGGACTGAAATGGTCCATGGGTGGCGACAAAACCCGGCACGAGGCCGACATGTCCCAATGGCTGTCGAAACGTGCCAGCGTTGGTAAAAAACCGCCCTATGGCTTCCCGCGGGATTACAAGTTCTCGTGATCGCAAAAGTGGAAATCTGCCGATACGGGTTGGCACAAGCCGCATCGGTGCGCTAGATCAAAGAAAAACAGGCCTATCGAGACGAGACCATGTTGCGCATTCTGACCTTGATCACCGGATTGGCCCTGATGGGCGCTTGCACGCAGACGCAGTTATACGAAGAGCCCGAGTCGTTGGGCGAATTCAAGCTGCGCGTCAACTACGCGTTCGCTGATAAGGCCGTTCAGGGACCGGTCAGCCGGGACGCTACCCCGGACGAATGGACTGCGGCGATTCAGAATGCGGTCGATATTCGCCTGGGACGTTATGAAGGGGCTCAGGAATACGACATCGGCATCAGTCTGGAAGGCTATATGCTGGCCCCGCCCGGCATACCCGTGATCTACAATCCCAAAAGCACGGCGATTGTGTTGGTCAATGTCTATGATGTTAAGAAAAAAGAGTTCCTTGCCAAAGGAAAGCAATTTCAGGTGTTGGAAGACACGACAGGTGGAAGTGCGCTGAAAGGGTCGGGGCATGAGCGCACCAAGGAAGAACAAATGAGCGGTCTGGCCCTGAAAGTTGCTGATCGCGTCGAGGAATGGCTAGCCGAAGAACACCTTGAGCAAGGGTGGTTCGACAAGCGGCCTGACCTGATCCAACCGCTGGAATCTGTCGAGGTCACGCAAAATCCGGCGTGATCGGCGTATTTCCCTCAGGATGTGCTTGATTTTCCCCCCTGAACCAAATATCTCGCGCGCGCAGATGTAACCACGGGACCAAGGGTCCCCCAAATCGCAAAAGGGCGCCTGAGGAATGGCAAAGGAAAAGTTTGAGCGTACAAAACCGCACGTCAACATCGGCACGATTGGCCACGTTGACCATGGTAAAACGACGCTGACCGCAGCAATCACCAAGTATTTCGGTGACTTCAAAGCGTATGACCAGATTGACGGTGCGC
The genomic region above belongs to Ruegeria sp. HKCCD4315 and contains:
- the parC gene encoding DNA topoisomerase IV subunit A, which gives rise to MNDTIDDPNMEAPEGGGEVAEPLRRAIGERYLTYALSTIMHRALPDARDGLKPVHRRILYAMRELRLSATGGFRKSAKISGDVMGNYHPHGDAAIYDAMARLAQDFNVRYPLVDGQGNFGNIDGDNPAASRYTEARMTIVAEALLEGLNEDAVDFRDNYDGTLTEPVVLPAQFPNLLANGASGIAVGMATNIPPHNIAELCDACLHLIKTPDARDDTLLNYVPGPDFPTGGVIVEPPENIAQAYRTGRGSFRLRCKYEVEDLGRGQWQIIVTEIPYQVQKSKLIEKIAELIQTKKIPILADVRDESADDIRLILEPRSKNVDPEVLMGMLYRNSDLEVRFSLNMNVLIDGVTPKVCSMKEVLRAFLDHRQEVLIRRSRHRMAKIDHRLEVLEGFIVAFLNLDRVIDIIRYDDDPKAALMREDWGIDHVRATDESDYVTPKLGEGELSEVQVDAILNMRLRSLRRLEEMELVRERDELMLERANLEDLLADPALQWAKIAEQLKETKKTFGKDYEGGARRTMFAEAGQVEEVPLEAMIDKEPITVVCSQMGWIRAMTGHIDLKRELKFKDGDGPRFIFHAETTDRLLVFASNGRFYTVSAANLPGGRGMGEPLRLMVDLPNEAQIIDILIHKPGRKLLVASDAGNGFMVPEDDVLAQTRNGKQVLNVKGDESAMICKPVAGDHVAVVSQNGKFLVFPTEELPEMTRGKGVRLQKYNMARGRQGTLELDGGLSDITTFNWEEGLKWSMGGDKTRHEADMSQWLSKRASVGKKPPYGFPRDYKFS